From a region of the Paenibacillus segetis genome:
- a CDS encoding MBL fold metallo-hydrolase → MNRHDRKGTALIREVNQTEVPYGTLAIWFIGQESVIIKGDGVTIYIDPYVSDVLDNNGPARSYPAPIVPQDITGATLCLITHEHEDHMDAGTLPIFHKQNSKAPIMAPACCREPLIRMGVGDHQIMVADDRRTTELFSKLNISVIPAAHEQLEQDADGKYRCVGYVLELNGVTLYHAGDTVIYPDLVERLSKIKPDVAMLPINGRDYFRQERGIVGNMNYREAAELAVRIGAETVIPLHYDVFSGNAEKPGYFVDYLYEHFPEQKCHVMARGERYVYVSSLAFLQ, encoded by the coding sequence ATGAATAGACATGACAGAAAAGGGACTGCTCTGATCCGTGAAGTGAACCAAACCGAGGTTCCTTACGGAACTTTGGCTATTTGGTTTATTGGGCAAGAGAGCGTCATTATTAAAGGCGATGGAGTAACGATCTATATCGATCCTTATGTATCGGATGTTTTGGACAACAACGGGCCGGCACGCTCTTATCCAGCGCCAATAGTTCCACAGGATATTACAGGAGCAACGCTCTGTCTGATTACACATGAGCACGAAGATCACATGGACGCCGGAACCTTACCGATTTTCCATAAGCAGAATAGCAAGGCGCCAATCATGGCACCGGCCTGCTGTAGGGAGCCTTTAATCCGGATGGGAGTTGGAGATCACCAAATTATGGTGGCGGATGACCGTAGGACAACAGAACTGTTCTCGAAGTTGAACATATCAGTTATTCCTGCCGCTCATGAGCAATTGGAGCAAGATGCGGATGGAAAATACCGATGTGTTGGCTATGTTCTGGAGCTGAACGGCGTGACGCTGTACCATGCAGGGGATACAGTAATCTACCCCGATCTCGTGGAACGTCTCAGCAAGATCAAGCCGGATGTGGCGATGCTTCCTATCAACGGTCGCGATTATTTCCGCCAAGAGCGCGGCATTGTCGGTAATATGAATTATCGGGAAGCCGCTGAACTGGCTGTTAGAATCGGCGCGGAAACCGTGATTCCGTTGCATTATGATGTGTTTTCCGGCAATGCAGAAAAACCGGGCTATTTCGTGGATTATCTGTACGAACACTTCCCTGAACAGAAATGTCATGTGATGGCTCGCGGAGAGCGGTATGTGTACGTTTCTAGCCTGGCATTCCTGCAATGA